A region of Campylobacter armoricus DNA encodes the following proteins:
- a CDS encoding helix-turn-helix domain-containing protein, whose product MKVVNRINEILKEKNISKKELANRLINLGMRANKTGEIPTLSSIYAYLNGNIDIKADMIPFIADALGVFEQELFSDKKEENFKIVRKLYKNKISHQNYSNLLELLEFLSPKNLEILEEILLQNKAKSLEISSLLRKNL is encoded by the coding sequence ATGAAAGTTGTCAATAGAATTAATGAAATTTTAAAAGAAAAAAATATTAGCAAAAAAGAATTGGCTAATCGCTTGATAAATTTAGGAATGAGAGCGAATAAAACAGGAGAAATTCCTACACTTTCAAGTATTTATGCTTACTTAAATGGAAATATTGACATAAAAGCAGATATGATACCTTTTATTGCTGATGCTTTAGGGGTTTTTGAGCAAGAGCTTTTCAGTGATAAAAAAGAAGAAAATTTTAAAATTGTCCGCAAACTTTATAAAAACAAAATTTCTCATCAAAATTATAGCAATCTCTTAGAACTTCTAGAATTTCTTTCGCCAAAGAATTTAGAAATTTTAGAAGAAATTTTACTTCAAAATAAAGCAAAAAGTTTAGAAATCAGCTCTTTGCTTAGAAAAAATCTTTAG